In Vespa crabro chromosome 7, iyVesCrab1.2, whole genome shotgun sequence, a single window of DNA contains:
- the LOC124425591 gene encoding histone H4, with protein MTGRGKGGKGLGKGGAKRHRKVLRDNIQGITKPAIRRLARRGGVKRISGLIYEETRGVLKVFLENVIRDAVTYTEHAKRKTVTAMDVVYALKRQGRTLYGFGG; from the coding sequence atgacTGGACGaggaaagggaggaaaaggaTTGGGAAAGGGAGGTGCCAAACGTCACAGGAAAGTCCTTCGTGATAATATCCAAGGTATCACCAAGCCTGCGATTCGTCGTTTGGCCCGGCGAGGTGGTGTGAAACGTATTTCTGGATTAATTTACGAAGAAACTCGTGGCGTATTGAAAGTTTTTCTGGAAAACGTTATTCGTGATGCAGTCACGTACACCGAACACGCTAAGAGAAAGACTGTGACAGCCATGGACGTCGTTTACGCTCTGAAACGTCAAGGACGTACTCTTTATGGATTTGGTGGTTAA
- the LOC124425585 gene encoding histone H2A-like, whose product MSGRGKGGKVKGKTKSRSNRAGLQFPVGRIHRLLRKGNYAERVGAGAPVYLAAVMEYLAAEVLELAGNAARDNKKTRIIPRHLQLAIRNDEELNKLLSGVTIAQGGVLPNIQAVLLPKKTEKKT is encoded by the coding sequence ATGTCTGGACGTGGAAAAGGTGGTAAGGTCAAGGGAAAGACGAAGTCACGGTCAAATAGAGCTGGATTACAGTTTCCGGTTGGCCGTATCCATCGTCTTTTAAGGAAAGGTAATTATGCCGAACGCGTTGGGGCTGGAGCGCCAGTTTACTTGGCAGCAGTGATGGAATATCTGGCTGCTGAAGTTCTCGAATTAGCCGGAAATGCAGCtcgcgataataaaaaaactagaATTATTCCAAGACATTTACAATTGGCGATTCGAAATGacgaagaattaaataaattgttgTCTGGCGTGACTATTGCTCAGGGTGGTGTCTTGCCGAACATACAGGCTGTTTTGCTTCCAAAgaagacagaaaagaaaacataa